A genomic segment from Flammeovirga pectinis encodes:
- a CDS encoding carbohydrate-binding protein, whose translation MKKLLFTTSLLLVSFFQIFAQDWNGIEIPANAGNGKEWELQENVSDDFNYNFNSSSWSNFGEGNKWYNFYHNSWDGPGYTYWKNENVTVDGSNLVINVGYTSENGKGGNYGVASGCVTSNNKVLFPVYVESSISVANISLASCFWLLSPDDTEEIDIIENYGGVNGYKHLTHISHHSFIRSPFTDYQPRDTNSWYPDSRVNTNYGWGDWCYNNGNRRYMRMGVNWISPKHFEYFIDGELVRVMYYNAIATNYNGTWKYTYFNSKNWDVNGYKLPTNNASGYTDVTTYATSSTYNFDKLKEASNASNGFNVIDPAWFQGGDDSDTDGNGVTQEARGFTKELDIIINMESQTWLASSTPSQSDLENPAKNQMKVDWVRVYKPVSSNPGADVAVQSVTLNPANASLENGETSNLTGRVLPSNATDQTITFTSNNTNVVSVNQSGLLTANSVGTAVITATSTDGGFTATSNITVEASGSGGPIVSNLEIEAENFNATGGTFNDGVVPFGANTSSVGVNYINAGDYMEYEVAITEMGDYSITYHISSPSDNAKIACYVNGNLVADDNVQNNGQWDAYQALTASNNLSLTTGNHTIKIEASGSNDWQWNLDKMNLEKLGSGTNPEEPTPPLAEDFVIQAEDYNETSGSFNDGFVPFGVNASANGINYVNAEDWADYTVYIPEAGTFNVTYTIATPSDNAQIEIVVDGVGFSRDNVQNTGGWESYTSVLAANKVTLSAGDHTIRVFASGSNDWQWNLDKITFNAVTTNSRVLSLEDELQGVAMYPNPVKNTLNFSGLSSIASIKVYNTIGIKVLSENVTNSLDISSLQNGIYIVEVIQDNRRMVKKIIINK comes from the coding sequence ATGAAAAAACTACTTTTTACAACTTCGTTATTATTAGTTTCTTTCTTTCAAATTTTTGCACAAGATTGGAATGGAATTGAAATTCCAGCAAATGCAGGAAATGGTAAAGAATGGGAATTACAAGAAAATGTCTCAGATGATTTTAACTATAATTTCAACTCATCTTCTTGGTCTAACTTTGGAGAAGGCAATAAATGGTACAACTTTTACCATAATAGTTGGGATGGCCCAGGATATACGTATTGGAAAAATGAAAACGTAACCGTTGATGGAAGCAATTTAGTGATTAACGTAGGCTATACTTCAGAAAATGGAAAAGGGGGTAACTATGGTGTTGCTTCAGGATGTGTAACATCTAACAATAAAGTTCTTTTTCCTGTATATGTTGAGTCGTCTATTAGTGTAGCAAATATCTCCTTAGCGTCATGTTTTTGGTTATTAAGCCCAGATGATACAGAAGAGATTGATATAATTGAGAATTATGGCGGAGTGAATGGTTATAAGCATTTAACTCATATCAGTCATCATTCATTTATCCGTAGCCCATTTACAGATTACCAACCAAGAGATACAAATTCTTGGTACCCTGATAGTAGAGTAAATACAAATTATGGTTGGGGAGATTGGTGTTATAACAATGGTAATCGACGTTATATGCGTATGGGTGTAAACTGGATTAGTCCAAAACATTTTGAATATTTTATTGATGGAGAATTAGTTAGGGTGATGTATTATAATGCAATTGCCACAAATTACAATGGAACATGGAAATACACATATTTTAATTCTAAGAATTGGGATGTGAATGGTTATAAACTTCCAACAAACAATGCCTCTGGCTATACAGATGTTACAACGTATGCTACAAGCAGTACTTATAATTTTGATAAATTGAAAGAAGCATCTAATGCATCGAATGGATTTAATGTGATTGACCCAGCTTGGTTTCAAGGTGGAGATGATAGTGATACAGATGGCAATGGTGTAACACAAGAAGCAAGAGGATTTACTAAAGAATTGGATATCATTATTAATATGGAATCTCAAACTTGGTTAGCAAGTTCTACTCCTTCTCAAAGTGATTTAGAAAACCCTGCAAAGAACCAGATGAAAGTAGATTGGGTACGTGTTTATAAACCTGTTAGTTCAAACCCTGGAGCTGATGTAGCTGTTCAGAGTGTAACATTAAATCCGGCAAATGCGTCTCTAGAAAATGGAGAAACAAGCAACTTAACAGGGCGTGTTTTACCTTCTAATGCCACAGACCAAACTATAACTTTCACTTCTAATAATACAAATGTTGTTTCTGTTAATCAATCTGGTTTACTTACTGCAAATAGTGTAGGTACTGCAGTAATTACTGCAACATCTACAGATGGTGGTTTTACGGCAACCTCTAACATTACAGTAGAAGCTAGTGGTTCTGGTGGACCAATTGTGAGTAATCTAGAAATTGAGGCCGAAAACTTTAATGCAACAGGAGGTACTTTTAATGATGGAGTTGTACCGTTTGGTGCAAATACTTCTTCTGTAGGTGTAAATTATATTAATGCAGGAGATTACATGGAGTATGAAGTTGCTATTACTGAAATGGGAGATTATTCTATTACATATCATATATCATCACCAAGTGATAATGCTAAAATTGCATGTTATGTAAATGGTAATTTAGTAGCAGATGATAATGTTCAAAACAATGGACAGTGGGATGCATATCAAGCATTGACTGCTTCTAATAATTTGTCGCTAACAACTGGTAATCATACAATAAAAATTGAAGCTTCAGGAAGTAATGATTGGCAATGGAATCTTGATAAAATGAATTTAGAAAAATTAGGTTCAGGAACGAATCCAGAAGAACCAACGCCTCCTTTAGCCGAAGATTTTGTAATTCAAGCTGAAGACTATAATGAAACTAGTGGTAGTTTTAACGATGGTTTTGTACCATTTGGTGTAAATGCATCTGCAAATGGAATTAATTATGTAAATGCGGAAGATTGGGCAGATTATACAGTCTATATACCAGAGGCAGGAACATTTAATGTAACTTATACTATTGCAACACCTAGTGATAATGCACAGATTGAAATTGTAGTAGACGGAGTTGGTTTTTCAAGAGACAATGTTCAAAATACAGGCGGATGGGAATCGTATACATCAGTTTTAGCGGCAAATAAAGTGACGTTGTCAGCAGGAGATCATACCATTAGAGTGTTTGCTTCAGGAAGTAACGATTGGCAATGGAATCTTGATAAAATTACATTTAACGCTGTTACTACTAATAGTAGAGTTTTATCTTTAGAAGACGAATTACAAGGAGTTGCCATGTATCCTAATCCTGTTAAAAATACCTTGAATTTTAGTGGTTTGTCATCAATAGCATCTATAAAAGTATATAATACAATAGGTATTAAGGTATTGTCTGAGAATGTAACTAACTCTTTAGATATAAGTTCTTTACAGAATGGTATATATATAGTAGAGGTGATACAAGATAATAGAAGAATGGTGAAAAAGATTATCATTAATAAGTAA
- a CDS encoding transposase family protein: protein MDKINSLTSLTQTEFDFLLKEFSYQVEMKISNYTLKGKKRAYPKFKESRLSSLYGSSKKLEFILIYLKEHPRQVFFGSYFKISQAKVSEWVNFLLPILIESLRKCFLLPDSNEPFIIPSNLNSILCDVTERQINRSIDYDVQKEFYSGKKKAHTVKNLAFTDESGFIHFISNTYEGSAHDKSIWDDIIVKESSINILVDLGFLGADKEHENVILPYKTSKKVKLSPLQKQINKGISSLRIRVEHAFSGVKRLKVLSQKINLRSSEIHDYLIKIGVGLHNLRIRFRTLIN, encoded by the coding sequence TTGGATAAAATTAATTCATTAACCTCATTAACTCAAACGGAATTTGATTTTTTATTGAAAGAGTTTTCATATCAAGTTGAAATGAAAATTTCTAACTACACATTAAAAGGAAAGAAAAGAGCTTATCCAAAGTTTAAAGAATCTCGTCTTTCAAGTCTTTATGGTAGTTCCAAAAAATTAGAATTCATTCTAATCTATCTAAAAGAACATCCTAGACAGGTGTTTTTTGGTTCCTACTTTAAAATAAGTCAAGCCAAAGTAAGTGAATGGGTTAACTTTCTATTACCAATTCTGATTGAAAGTTTACGTAAATGCTTTTTATTACCCGATTCAAATGAGCCATTTATAATACCTTCAAATTTAAATTCAATACTTTGTGATGTTACTGAAAGGCAAATCAATAGAAGTATAGATTATGATGTTCAAAAGGAGTTTTATAGTGGAAAGAAGAAGGCTCACACTGTTAAAAACCTTGCTTTCACAGATGAAAGTGGTTTCATTCATTTTATCAGTAACACTTATGAAGGAAGTGCCCATGATAAAAGTATATGGGATGATATTATCGTGAAAGAATCCTCTATAAATATACTTGTAGACTTAGGCTTTTTAGGTGCAGATAAAGAACACGAAAATGTAATTCTCCCCTATAAAACATCTAAAAAAGTGAAACTATCACCTCTTCAAAAACAGATTAATAAAGGAATATCCAGTTTAAGAATTAGAGTGGAACATGCTTTTTCAGGTGTGAAACGTCTTAAAGTTTTAAGTCAAAAAATAAACCTTAGGTCTTCCGAAATACATGATTACCTGATAAAAATAGGTGTTGGATTACATAACTTAAGGATTAGATTCAGAACTTTAATAAATTAA
- a CDS encoding iron-sulfur cluster biosynthesis family protein, which produces MKVKKRSAKDKWLNHFYSKNEDGSYAFIVTSLINNQDTLVIKKSDYTMNTSSQIITFNNSSSLSEEYSYYGQISSESDTFNISNIVSSFNKKNMILSGLKVLNASYIKSIITKTCTSNDFVSKIRYNGGKLPIDISKEAYLDNVNTIDYNSTKVSLKLNIDKENLNTQITINFEKKEEGDVVHKLSHRIEYQNNALSDFNYRAALENTSLNKLYSDDIKSRQVTGITTVTEALESDPNYIYYDYYLKL; this is translated from the coding sequence ATGAAAGTAAAAAAGAGGTCTGCTAAGGATAAATGGTTAAATCATTTTTACTCTAAAAATGAAGATGGTTCTTATGCTTTTATTGTTACAAGTTTGATAAATAATCAGGATACCTTAGTGATAAAAAAATCTGATTATACAATGAATACATCTTCTCAAATTATAACTTTTAATAACTCAAGTTCACTATCTGAAGAATATTCATATTATGGTCAAATTAGTTCAGAATCAGATACTTTTAATATAAGCAATATTGTGTCTTCATTTAATAAAAAGAATATGATTCTTTCAGGTCTTAAAGTTTTAAATGCATCATATATTAAATCAATAATTACGAAGACATGCACGTCTAATGATTTTGTATCGAAGATTCGATATAATGGTGGTAAGTTACCTATAGATATATCTAAAGAAGCTTATTTAGACAATGTGAATACTATAGACTATAATTCAACTAAAGTTTCTTTAAAGCTAAATATTGATAAAGAGAATTTAAATACTCAGATAACCATTAATTTTGAAAAGAAAGAAGAAGGAGATGTTGTACATAAATTATCTCATAGAATAGAATATCAAAATAATGCTCTTTCAGATTTTAATTATAGAGCAGCATTAGAAAATACATCACTAAATAAACTGTATTCTGACGATATAAAATCACGTCAAGTAACTGGAATAACTACAGTAACAGAAGCGTTAGAGTCAGATCCAAATTATATATATTATGACTATTATTTAAAACTATAA
- a CDS encoding ligand-binding sensor domain-containing protein → MKKLVFLFLYFFVNGLFSVATPIVPIVKSYNRFDYLGDRQNWDIDFDRNNNVYFANGSGLAQYSYGNWEFYTTTSKDKVISIKVDNDIIWSGGHSEYGYFWKEKNNQLSYTKCGNITDGQVWELEYTSNKVYMRTEQSITIYNSQTKKEEKIKSTTGFTRMKKWNKVIWAINRDNAFGYIKNNQFIITDTLANHSEVKELIIHNNELLLMHTDGSIYSFNGGIFQQLDVLPRVITKEGIFSIKNIDKSLIAVGTISAGLFIYDLNKRTIIEHIDATNGLNDDTILAINVDVKGNIWLGLDNGISYIEKQGALKTIFDKGATYKVITTAATTLLATNKGLYISEGKQPFTPVPKSQGQVWNMQQNKNGVFICHDNGLFLYKKKQLQPIYTKIGVMNICQFGKTDNYLMSTYIGVYLIQIRNNKVTIIDKLKNTNVTKMLYDENSNSVWTIDNNKNVRQYQFTINNTFSSKQHSNYNQIFYTDNQIVFVNDSSLLTYKDDKFRLLNTPPYSLLPAGNISALAITDNGSKYAYIKNGLLHMGINIHNGHFFAYDNAFNSLNNQFIKGYQFLEFYNGTLRITTETGVEIFDAYSESRTIETPVPVISKLSVASVDSTRNFFQPGAIKDPFPAGKTDIRLLFGIEKKSRDFNEYRYKLNGIDTNWSPWSVTNEKEYTQLDGGEYTFTLESRINNGAIKATTLSFKIHKYWYQTAWVLLPIFMLLILLYFIGRKIWYDVNQKAEKRQRKEQQIEIEHQTLAIRNEQLIKYAEEISRKNEFLKQVSDGLSLIKNKTAGAWVKRIENEMNNEKKNFIFYQLFSELHQDFIKKLNEDYPQLTSHDHRLISLIRFNLTNQEIANIMNITNRSVIMNRYRLRKKMELDGEIDLDKFIKDL, encoded by the coding sequence ATGAAGAAACTCGTGTTTTTATTTCTATATTTTTTTGTAAATGGACTTTTCTCTGTAGCAACGCCTATTGTTCCAATTGTAAAATCTTATAATAGATTTGACTACTTGGGCGACCGTCAGAATTGGGATATTGATTTTGATAGAAATAATAATGTTTATTTTGCTAATGGCAGTGGTCTTGCTCAATACTCTTATGGAAATTGGGAATTTTACACAACCACTTCTAAAGACAAGGTTATATCTATTAAGGTAGATAATGATATTATATGGTCTGGTGGGCATTCTGAATATGGCTACTTCTGGAAAGAAAAAAACAATCAATTATCATATACTAAGTGTGGCAATATTACTGACGGACAAGTTTGGGAGCTAGAATACACAAGTAATAAAGTATATATGCGTACAGAGCAGAGTATCACTATTTATAATTCTCAAACTAAAAAAGAAGAAAAAATAAAAAGTACTACTGGTTTTACCCGAATGAAAAAATGGAATAAAGTTATTTGGGCAATTAATAGAGATAATGCTTTTGGTTACATTAAAAATAATCAGTTTATAATAACAGATACACTTGCAAATCATTCTGAGGTAAAAGAATTAATCATTCATAATAATGAATTACTACTAATGCATACCGACGGAAGCATTTATTCTTTTAATGGTGGTATTTTTCAGCAACTTGATGTTCTTCCTCGTGTTATCACTAAAGAGGGTATTTTTTCTATTAAGAATATTGATAAATCATTAATTGCTGTTGGAACTATATCTGCTGGTTTATTTATTTATGACCTTAATAAACGCACTATAATAGAGCATATTGATGCTACAAATGGTTTAAATGATGATACCATTCTTGCTATTAATGTAGATGTAAAAGGTAATATTTGGTTGGGGCTTGATAATGGTATTTCGTACATAGAAAAACAAGGTGCTCTAAAAACTATTTTTGATAAGGGAGCAACTTATAAGGTAATTACAACTGCTGCTACTACTCTTTTAGCTACAAATAAAGGACTCTATATTTCTGAAGGAAAACAGCCTTTTACTCCTGTTCCTAAAAGCCAAGGGCAAGTTTGGAACATGCAACAAAATAAAAATGGTGTATTTATATGTCATGATAATGGTTTGTTCCTTTATAAAAAGAAACAGTTACAACCAATATACACTAAAATTGGTGTCATGAATATCTGTCAATTTGGAAAAACTGACAATTATTTAATGTCTACATATATTGGTGTATATCTAATTCAGATAAGAAATAATAAAGTAACCATTATCGACAAGTTGAAGAATACCAATGTAACGAAGATGTTATATGATGAAAATTCAAATTCGGTTTGGACTATAGATAACAATAAGAATGTTAGGCAGTATCAATTTACCATAAACAATACTTTTAGCAGTAAGCAGCATAGTAACTATAATCAGATTTTCTATACGGATAATCAGATAGTTTTTGTAAATGATAGCAGCCTACTTACGTATAAAGATGATAAATTTAGACTATTAAATACTCCTCCCTATTCTTTACTACCTGCAGGTAATATATCGGCTTTAGCCATAACAGATAATGGGTCGAAGTATGCCTACATTAAAAATGGACTTTTACATATGGGTATAAACATTCACAATGGTCATTTCTTTGCCTATGATAATGCTTTTAACTCTTTAAATAATCAGTTTATTAAAGGGTATCAGTTTTTAGAATTTTATAATGGTACACTAAGAATAACGACAGAAACAGGTGTGGAGATTTTTGATGCTTACTCTGAATCTAGAACTATAGAGACTCCTGTGCCTGTAATTTCAAAATTATCTGTAGCCTCAGTAGATAGTACTCGTAATTTCTTTCAACCAGGTGCTATTAAAGATCCATTTCCAGCAGGTAAAACAGATATTAGGTTACTATTTGGAATTGAAAAGAAAAGTCGAGATTTTAATGAATATAGATATAAATTAAATGGAATTGATACGAACTGGTCGCCTTGGAGTGTAACCAACGAAAAGGAGTACACGCAACTTGATGGTGGTGAGTACACTTTTACTTTAGAAAGCCGTATCAATAATGGAGCAATAAAAGCTACTACACTATCTTTTAAGATTCATAAATATTGGTATCAGACAGCATGGGTTTTGCTTCCTATTTTTATGTTGCTTATTCTACTTTATTTTATTGGAAGAAAGATTTGGTATGATGTAAATCAGAAAGCCGAAAAAAGACAACGAAAAGAACAACAGATTGAAATAGAACATCAGACGTTAGCCATAAGAAACGAACAATTGATTAAATACGCAGAAGAAATATCACGTAAAAATGAATTTCTGAAACAAGTTAGTGATGGATTATCACTCATAAAAAATAAAACTGCGGGAGCATGGGTTAAGCGGATTGAAAACGAGATGAATAACGAAAAGAAAAATTTCATTTTCTATCAATTATTTTCAGAATTACATCAAGATTTTATAAAGAAGTTAAATGAAGATTACCCTCAGTTAACTTCTCATGATCATCGATTGATCTCACTTATACGCTTTAACTTAACAAATCAAGAGATTGCTAATATCATGAACATTACGAATAGAAGTGTGATAATGAATCGTTACAGGTTGCGTAAAAAAATGGAATTAGATGGTGAAATTGACCTTGATAAATTTATTAAAGACTTATAA
- a CDS encoding fasciclin domain-containing protein yields the protein MKTLNLFKLVMIISLMFTFSACTEDNDDDPTTLPEAEADPTIAGIASSTDDFSTLTSALDAANLVSVFQDPAGEYTVFAPTNAAFQGLLDAENGISSFDDLSAQGLDKLLKHHVVAGKVYAADLSDGQMVETLAGTMLEVKISNGVVTVGGAEVTAADVMASNGVIHVVSSVIVPTQALTIAQIAIGNGSFNSLVGALTTADLVTPFTLPTAEYTVFAPTDAAFEALGDAAANLTQEQLQRVLLHHVVSTEAFSSGLTDGQMIETLAGTKLEVSIADGVVMIGGATVAIADVDALNGVIHAIDKVLLPSTIADQATTTGLTSLLAALERADLTSTFATDGDTKFTVFAPTNDAFATLLTTLNTDLASLDLATLGAVLNLHVIPSVIMYEDIPVGTTTVTTLGGGTVDVVKTQDGSVTVAGAMVVAADVPASNGVVHVIDTVITPTN from the coding sequence ATGAAAACGCTTAATCTATTTAAACTAGTAATGATCATTTCTCTTATGTTTACTTTCAGTGCATGTACTGAAGACAACGACGATGATCCAACGACACTACCAGAAGCAGAAGCAGACCCAACAATAGCAGGCATTGCATCTAGCACAGACGACTTTTCTACACTTACATCAGCATTAGATGCTGCTAACTTAGTAAGTGTATTTCAAGATCCAGCAGGAGAGTATACTGTTTTTGCACCAACAAACGCAGCTTTCCAAGGTTTGTTGGATGCAGAAAACGGTATTTCATCGTTTGATGATCTTTCAGCTCAAGGATTAGATAAATTATTAAAGCACCATGTTGTTGCAGGTAAAGTTTATGCTGCAGATTTATCAGATGGTCAAATGGTTGAAACATTGGCAGGAACAATGTTAGAAGTTAAAATCTCAAATGGAGTAGTAACCGTAGGAGGAGCTGAAGTAACAGCAGCAGATGTGATGGCAAGTAATGGTGTTATTCATGTAGTATCTAGTGTAATAGTACCAACTCAAGCATTAACGATTGCACAAATAGCAATTGGTAACGGAAGTTTTAATTCACTTGTAGGTGCATTAACTACTGCAGATTTAGTAACACCTTTTACATTACCAACAGCAGAATATACAGTTTTTGCACCAACAGATGCAGCATTTGAAGCTTTAGGAGATGCGGCTGCAAACTTAACTCAAGAGCAACTTCAAAGAGTTTTATTACACCATGTAGTTTCTACAGAAGCATTTTCATCTGGTTTAACAGATGGCCAAATGATAGAAACATTAGCGGGTACTAAATTAGAGGTATCTATAGCGGATGGTGTAGTAATGATAGGTGGAGCAACTGTAGCAATTGCAGATGTGGATGCATTAAACGGTGTAATCCATGCAATTGATAAAGTATTATTACCAAGTACAATTGCCGACCAAGCTACAACAACTGGTTTAACAAGCTTGTTAGCAGCATTAGAAAGAGCAGATTTAACATCTACATTTGCAACTGATGGTGATACAAAATTTACAGTATTTGCACCAACAAATGATGCATTTGCAACATTGTTGACAACATTAAATACAGATTTAGCATCATTAGACTTGGCTACTTTAGGAGCGGTATTAAACTTACACGTAATTCCTTCAGTAATCATGTACGAAGATATCCCAGTAGGAACAACTACAGTCACAACTTTAGGTGGAGGAACTGTAGATGTTGTGAAAACACAAGATGGAAGTGTAACAGTAGCAGGTGCTATGGTTGTTGCTGCAGATGTACCTGCAAGTAATGGCGTTGTACATGTAATCGATACTGTAATTACACCTACGAACTAA
- a CDS encoding tetratricopeptide repeat protein, whose protein sequence is MTRQILLYFLVFLLPTKTCFSTEKDNKSSIKTENSEKNYTVQQKSSVNNTHIYYNQAESLKFSMPDSAIELYYQSFDIAGKEKDSLQMGKTMAGLANLYAHNGKFGYAYDSYWEALTIADKIEDIESKAIVYNGLGWLYSFYERNTLSLDYFNKAITILKNNKSINQLLLVDNYYAVATLKRKSKNTNEARLYLDSCLLVKKENPGLQKNNAFINAEFGYNFYEDEEYEKALKILLPLEPYFSEFNHSYLVIYHYFLGNIYNRMGKLKTSEKYYRSAINTGLIHHTHSDLFPIIYEELSTVLLKLNKTKEAYKMLKISKDFNENQYGSRNTRNRRFLEIKDEFRKKQEQEEELLREQELERLTQESRINYLKNIIFYVTIIGLISVVFFVYRTLRNKYKAKQILFIEKQKMEEQKVKEVLDIKNKELTASVLQIIQHEETLAEIKNDLAQQKKEPDANQINKIAKKINLNTNNNWKEFEARFIEVNGHFYEELNARFPKLTQGDQKICALIKLNFDSKGMSKLLGISTESVHTTRYRLRKKLGLERQDNLEEFISQIG, encoded by the coding sequence ATGACTAGACAAATATTACTCTACTTTTTAGTCTTTTTACTACCGACAAAAACTTGTTTCTCTACAGAAAAAGACAATAAATCTTCAATTAAAACAGAAAATTCAGAAAAAAATTATACTGTACAGCAAAAATCTAGTGTAAATAATACACACATATACTATAATCAAGCCGAAAGTTTAAAGTTCTCGATGCCTGACTCCGCAATCGAGCTATATTATCAGTCTTTTGATATAGCTGGAAAAGAAAAAGACAGTTTACAAATGGGAAAAACTATGGCAGGGTTGGCTAATTTATATGCTCATAATGGTAAATTTGGCTATGCCTATGATAGTTATTGGGAAGCACTCACTATTGCTGATAAAATAGAAGATATTGAATCTAAAGCCATTGTATATAATGGCCTTGGGTGGCTATATAGTTTCTATGAAAGGAATACGCTATCATTAGACTATTTTAATAAAGCTATTACAATACTCAAAAATAATAAATCTATAAATCAGTTATTGTTAGTTGACAACTATTATGCTGTTGCAACTCTTAAAAGAAAAAGTAAAAATACAAACGAGGCAAGGCTTTACTTAGATAGTTGCTTGCTAGTGAAAAAAGAAAACCCTGGTTTACAAAAAAATAATGCATTTATTAATGCAGAGTTTGGGTATAACTTTTATGAAGACGAAGAATATGAAAAAGCTTTGAAAATTTTACTACCACTAGAACCCTATTTTAGTGAATTTAACCATAGCTATCTCGTTATCTACCATTATTTTCTTGGTAATATTTACAACAGAATGGGTAAACTCAAAACAAGTGAAAAGTATTATAGAAGTGCGATCAATACTGGTTTGATTCATCATACACACTCAGATTTATTCCCAATTATATATGAAGAACTTTCTACTGTGCTTTTAAAATTAAACAAAACAAAGGAAGCTTATAAAATGTTGAAAATTTCTAAAGATTTTAACGAAAACCAATATGGTAGTAGAAATACTAGAAATAGACGGTTTCTAGAAATCAAAGATGAATTCCGTAAAAAGCAAGAACAAGAGGAGGAATTACTACGAGAGCAAGAGTTAGAACGTTTAACACAAGAGAGTAGAATTAACTATCTAAAAAACATTATTTTCTATGTTACTATTATAGGTCTAATTTCTGTAGTTTTCTTTGTTTATAGAACACTTAGAAATAAATACAAGGCAAAACAGATTCTTTTTATTGAAAAACAAAAAATGGAAGAGCAAAAAGTAAAAGAAGTTCTTGACATCAAAAATAAAGAATTAACTGCTTCTGTTCTGCAAATTATACAGCATGAGGAAACACTAGCTGAAATTAAAAACGATTTAGCACAGCAGAAAAAAGAACCTGATGCGAATCAAATCAATAAAATTGCTAAAAAGATTAACCTTAATACTAATAATAACTGGAAAGAATTTGAAGCACGATTTATTGAGGTGAATGGCCATTTTTATGAAGAATTAAATGCTCGTTTCCCTAAACTTACACAAGGGGATCAGAAAATATGTGCACTTATCAAACTTAATTTTGACAGTAAGGGAATGTCTAAATTATTGGGTATCTCTACAGAATCTGTTCATACAACAAGATACAGGTTAAGGAAAAAATTAGGATTAGAACGACAAGACAACCTTGAAGAATTTATTTCTCAGATTGGATAG
- a CDS encoding CatB-related O-acetyltransferase, with protein sequence MNGPNPLTKFPLAQYDRLCFLKNIIKNPNIIVGDYTYYDDFETVENFEKNVKYHFDFIDDKLIIGKFCMIASDVKFIMNGANHLTDAVSTYPFGIFGNGWEKAMEGKKYPSKGNIEVGNDVWIGYNATIMAGVKVGDGAIIATNSTVVKNVPPYAVVGGNPAKIIKMRFPDNHILKLLHLKWWNWDIDKITENLDLLTSQKIDELL encoded by the coding sequence ATGAATGGACCTAACCCATTAACTAAATTCCCCTTAGCACAATATGACCGTTTGTGCTTTTTAAAAAACATCATTAAAAACCCAAATATTATAGTTGGTGATTATACCTATTATGACGATTTTGAAACAGTAGAAAACTTCGAGAAGAACGTAAAGTACCACTTCGATTTCATAGACGACAAATTAATTATTGGCAAATTCTGTATGATAGCTTCAGATGTTAAGTTTATAATGAACGGAGCAAATCATTTAACAGATGCGGTATCTACCTATCCTTTTGGGATTTTTGGTAACGGATGGGAGAAGGCTATGGAAGGAAAAAAATACCCATCAAAAGGTAATATAGAAGTAGGTAACGATGTTTGGATAGGTTATAATGCCACCATAATGGCTGGTGTAAAAGTAGGCGATGGTGCAATAATAGCTACTAATTCAACAGTAGTAAAAAATGTACCACCTTATGCTGTGGTGGGAGGTAACCCGGCCAAGATTATTAAAATGCGTTTTCCAGATAACCATATTTTAAAATTATTACATCTAAAATGGTGGAACTGGGACATTGATAAAATTACAGAAAACCTTGACCTTTTAACATCACAGAAAATAGATGAATTATTATAA